The DNA window TTCTTCCAGGTCCAGGCCGACGGCACCTTGCGTGGTCAGCTGCGCCACATCGCCGAAGGGTTCTTCAAGCTGGTGGTCAGCGATGCTGCAATCAGTACCCACCGCATCATGATCACCCCCGGGCAGGCCGATCAGGCCTTGCGCCAGATCTTCTGGAAAGCCGGTCCCCAGCGGACCCACGACGCGTTTGCCGCTTTCTTGCGTGCCGGTGTCGAGAAAGGCCAGCTGCAGATCGACGACTGCGACTGCGCGGCCAAGCAGTTTTTCACCCTGCTCAAGGGCGAGCTGTACGGCAGGATGATGTGCGGGGTGTGCGAGAAGCCTTCCAGTGAGGAGATGCAGGCTCACCTGGATGCCACCGTGGAGATGTTCCTGCGCGCCTATGCCACCCGCTGAAACACGGTTTACAACTGCCATGCCGTCCGGCCCGATGACTTCCGGCACTGCGTTCACGCACGTGTCGCGGCCATCCTGACCATGTCGGACATGCCCTGCACCGCTAGAATGCCCAGCCCCGCGCCCTGGAAGACGCCCATGACGATCAACTACGCCCAAGCCCGCGAGAACATGGTGGAACAGCAGATCCGTCCCTGGGACGTGCTGGACGCCCGCGTGCTCGACACCCTGGCCACCCTGCCGCGCGAAGCCTTCGTGCCACCGGCCCACAGCGCCCTGGCCTATGCCGACCTGGAGCTGCCACTGGGACACGGGCAGAAGATGATGAAGCCGGTCATCGAAGGCCGCACCCTGCAGGCACTGGATCTTCAGGCAGGCGAGGATGTCCTGGAGATCGGCACGGGAAGCGGCTTTCTGACCGCCTGCCTGGCCGACCTGGGACGCGAAGTGGTCAGCCTGGAGCTGCATCCGGAACTGGCCGCGCTGGCCCGTGGCAACCTGGACGCGGCCGGCCTGGGCAGCAACGTCCGCATTGAAACCGCCGATGCCATGTCCTGGACCACCGACCGCCAGTTCGACGTGGTCTGCGTCACCGCCGCGGTGGATGTGCTGCCCGAGGCGTTCCTGGCCTGGGTGCGTCCGGGCGGACGCCTGTTCGTGATCCGTGGGCGCTCGCCGGCCATGGAGGCGATTCTGGTCCACAACGAAGCCGGCGGCGCGCGCATCGAATCCCTGTTCGAAACCGACGACGCGACGTACCTGACCGGCGCCGCGCCGGTCCCCCAGTTCGTGTTCTGAGCGCTACACAAAAAACCTTCAAGGAACCCCCCCGATGATCCGTCGCCCCCTCGTTCTCGCCCTGGCGTTGGCGCTGCCTTCCGCCGCCTCGGCCACCGACCTGATGCAGACCTATGAAATGGCCCGCAACGGCGACCCGACACTGGCTCAGGCCGAAGCCGCGCGCCTGTCGCAGAAGGAAGGCGTGGTTCAGGCCCGCGCCGCCCTGCTGCCGCAGGTCAACGGCAGCGCGAGCATCTCCAAAAGCAACTCCAAGACGGTCGATAACGGGGACTGGAGCGACACCGCCACCAGCCGCAACTATTCCGGCACGGTCAGTCAGCGGCTGGTGGACTTCAGCGCGTTTTCGACGGTGAAGGCGCAAAAGGCGCTCAGTCAGTCCGCGGACTTCGACCTGGATTCGGCCAACGACTCGCTGATCACCCGCACTTCGGCCGCCTACTTCAATGTGCTGATCGCGATCGAGACGCTGGCCTCGGCCGAGGCCGCCGAAGCGGCCTACCAGAAGCAGTTCGACTATGCGCAGAAGCGCCTCGATGTCGGCCTGGCCCCGATCACCGACGTGCACGAAGCGCGCGCCTCCTATGACAGCGCCCGGGCCACGGTGATCAGCCAGCGCAACACCCTCAAGGACGCCTACGAGGCCCTGAGCGAGATCACCGGTCAACCGATCACCAATCTGCGTGGCCTGCCGGACGACTTCAAGCCGCAGCTGCCCTCCGAGTACAGCGCGCAGGGCTGGGTGGACACCGCGCTTGCGCAGAACCCGGCCCTGAAGTCGCTGCAGCTGCAGGTACAGTCCGCGCAGGCCGGTGTGAGCGGCGCCCGCGCCGGGCATCTGCCGACGCTGAGCCTGAGTGGCAGCTACGGGCGCAGCACGGCGTGGGGCGGAGACTCCGCTGCCGTCGATACTGATGGTGACGGCGTCCCAGACACGATCGTGGGCAACAATAGCGATCGCGATTCGAGGTCCATTGGCCTGACCCTGAACGTGCCGATCTTCTCTGGCGGTGCGACCCAGTCCGCCGTGCGCCAGGCCATCGCCCAGCGCGATTCGGCCCAGGATGCCTATGAGCAGCAGCGTCGCGCCGTGGTACGTAATACGCGCAATGCCTATCAGGTGCTGGAAGCCGGCATCAGTGAGATCGAGGCCCGCCGCTCGGCGGTGGTGTCGGCCCGCAGCGCGTTCGACGCCTCCCAGGTCGGCCTGGAAGTCGGCACCCGGACCGTGCTGGACGTGCTGACCAACCAGAACAACCTGGTCGCCGCCGAAGAGAACTACTCGCTGGCCAAGTACAACTTCCTGCAGAACCGCCTGCTCCTGGAAGCCGCGGCCGGCACCCTGGACGCCGCCGACCTGCAGGACATCAACGCCCTGCTCAGCGCCGATGCCAATGCGCGTCTGAACAGCGAAGATGCCCAGCTGATGGGAACCCCGCAGCCGCAGTAACGCGCCTGCGCAAGCTGTGATTCGAGACAGCCGCGGTCCGCCGCGGCTGTCTGCGTTTGGGGCCAGGCTTCAGCCGGCCACGCCGCTGGCCTGGACGTCGACGGCGTACTCGGCCGTCCCGCGCGCCAGCCGCATGCGGGGAAACCACAGGGTCATCACCGTTCCGGCGCCTACCGCGCTATCCACCTCGATGAAGCCGCCGGCCTGGCGCATCAGCGCATAGACCTGTGCCAGGCCCAGCCCGGTCCCACGTCCTTCCGGCTTGGTCGTGAAATACGGCTCGAACAGGCGCGACATGGCCGCCTGATCCATGCCGCAACCGGTATCGGAGACCGCCAGGGTCACGTAGTCACCGGCGGCACGCGTGTGGGTCGCGAAATCTTCCGGCACCTGGTCCTCCCCGCACACCAGGGTGATCGTGCCGACACCCTCGCAGGCATCGCGCGCGTTGATGCACAGGTTCATGACCGCTTGCCCGACCCCGTGCGGGTCGGCCACGACGGGAAATGCGCGCGGCTGGCGTTCGGTCACCAGGGTCAGGTCCGGACCCAGGCTCTGCCGGATCAGGTCGGCCATGTCCAACGCCACGTCCTGCAGGTCCATCGGTTCGGCCCGGACCGGATGCTGACGCGCGAAGCCCAGCAGCCGCTTGGCCACCATCGAGGCATGGCCGAGGGCGTCGCTGCCGCGTCCGAGCAGCTTGCGCTGCATGGGCGTGAGTGAGTCCGGATCATCGGTGACCATGCTGATGGCGGCCACCGCGGTCTGCAGCATGTTGTTGAAGTCGTGGGCGATGCCGGCCACCAGCTGACCCACCGCCTCGCCCTTCTGCGCCTGCATCGCGGCGTGCTCGGCCAGCGCACGCGCCGCCTCGGCGATATCGCGCTGCTCCAGTGCCTGGAGTTCGTGGTGGCGACGTTGCTCGCTGATGGCCTGGGCGCGGGTCAGGGTCGCTTCCAGGAATTCGTTGTGCTCGCTGGCGGCCAGCGCCCGGCTTTCGGCGCCCTGCAACTGCGAGGACAGGCTCTGGTTGAGCAGGCGCAGCGCCTGCTCGACTCGCCGCGCCTCGGTGACGTCGCGACCGACGGCCACCAGAGCGTGCACGCGCCCGGCCACATCCTGCAGTGGACCAATGGATACCGACCATTGCCGTTGCACGCCACGCAAGGTGGTCAGCGTGCCGCTATATTCGGTCGGCTGCCCCGCCATGCCGCGACGCAGGCTCTCACGCACGACGGGCTGCAGGGCGGGCGGCCAGAACTCGGTCCAGGGGTGGCCGACCACGTCCCCGCGCTCGAAGCCCTCCAGCATGTCCAGACCATGCCGGTTGACCGACGTGATCAACCCGGCGGCATCCAGTTCCAGGATGCAGTCCTCGGAGAGATCGACGATCTGGCGATAGCGGTTGCCGGTGGGCATGCGCCCATTCTAGGCACTGCGACGCGCGCTTGCGCGTGGGGTCACCCCGATTTCACAGCGCGCCCCGGATACTCCGGAACTTATTTTGCCCCCGGGAACGCGATGTCCACTGACAGAAAGCCCACCATCCTCGTCGTCGAGGACGATCAGGGCGCCCGGGAGATCGCCGCCATGATCCTGGAAGCGGAGGGTTACCAAGTCGTGTCTGCCAATGGCGGTGTCCAGGCGCTGGACCTGCTGGATGGCACCCAAGGAATCGACTTGGTCTTCAGCGACATCAACATGCCCGGTGGCATGGATGGGATCCAGCTGGCACTGCGTGTGGCCGATCTCAACGAGTCCATCCCGGTCATCCTCACTTCCGGACACGCGCAAGGCAGTTTCCGCAACTTTCCCCACAACGCCGCGTTCCTGCCCAAGCCGTATAACCGGCAGGCGCTGCTGGGCGCGATGCGCAACCACTTGGCGCCCTGAAGCCGCGCCACTGCGCGGGCGCCTGACGGCCCGTTGCAGAAGGTCTACCCTGTCCCCTAGTGGAGGGGATGCTGTAGATGATGACGCCGGACCCGGCGCGCAGGCGCCTGCTGCCCAACCTGCTGCGGGGCTTCGTCCTGACGGTGTGCCTGCTCTTTGCCGGTGCCGAATACCGGCATGGCTTGGAGACACGCCAGGAAGCCCGCGCCCAGATCGAGCTGGATGCCGCCAATCTGGCCCGCTCGGTCAGCCAGCACGCCGAAGACTCCATCCTGCTCGCCGACAGTACCCTGTCGGGCATCGTGGAAGATCTGCAGGTGCACGGGACAGGTCGAGCCAACCTGCGCGCCCTCACCCGCTACTTGCGAAACGAGGCCGAGCGCTCCACGCGCCTGCATGGCCTGTTCGTCTACGACGCCCAAGGGAATTGGCTCGCCTCGTCGCTGGAGGCGATGCCGGAGCATTTCAACAACAGCGATCGTGCCTACTTCCGCCATCACCAGCAGGTCGATGACCAGCGGCCCTGGGTCGGCCCTCCCGTGCGCAGCCGCTCGGACCACAGCTGGATCATCACGGTGACGCGTCGTTACGAGGACGCCAACGGACGCTTCGCCGGCGTGGTCCTGGCCAGCATCGGCGCGCAGTATTTCGCCGATTTCTACAAGGGCTTCGACGTGGGCCACGCGGGCGCTATCGGACTGCTGAACGACGCGGGCCTGGTCTGCGCGCGAACGCCGGACAACGCATCCAGCGTGGGCCGCAACCTCTCCAACACCGCCCTGTTCCGGGAGATGGCCGCACGCAGAAGCGGTGCGATCACCTATGACTCGCCGGTCGATCAGGTGCGCCGCATCAGCGGCTTCCATCATGCCGATCAGTTCCCGCTCCTGGCCGTTGCGGCCCTGTCCGAGCGCGAGGCACTGACGGCCTGGCGTCGATCGGTCCGCAGCCACGCTCTGCTGACCCTGGTCACCATCGGGCTGCTCGCCGGCCTGGGCGAGTGGCTACGGGGCCAGTTGCTGGCCCGCCAAGCGGTGCAGGAGCAGTTCGAAGCCCTGGCCCGGACCGACGGACTGACCGGGCTGGCCAACCGACGCGCGCTGGACGAATACCTGGCCGAAGCCTGGCCGCGCGCGATCCGGGAGAGCGCGCCGCTGGGCCTGCTCCTGCTGGACATCGATCACTTCAAGGATTTCAACGACACCTACGGGCACCAAGCCGGTGATGCCTGTCTCAAGCGCGTGGCCGAGGCGGTCCGGACGTGCGCACGGCGCCACGGCGATCTGGTCGCGCGCTATGGCGGCGAGGAACTGGCGCTGGTCCTGCCCGGCTGCGACGCCGCCGCGCTGCAGGCGGTTGGCCAAGCGGTGTGCCGCAGCGTGCAGGCCCTTGGGATTCCCCACGCCGAAAGCTATACCGCACCGGTGGTAACCATCAGCGTCGGCGCCGCCTCGACCTGGCCGATGCGCATGGCACCAGAGAACGGCCCGGCCGATCTGGTGAACATCGCCGACATGGCGCTGTACGACGCCAAGGCCGGGGGCCGCAACCGGGTGGTCCTGCGCAATCAGTAATGCGTTCGACTTTGGCCCGATGGCGCAGCAGCGCACGCGCGCTACCATCGCCGATCTGATCGATCGGAGGCTCGGCCCTGGCCAGCAACGCCGTCAATACAAGGCTGCTCGGCTTGCTCCTGGCAGGCGGCACCAGCTCACGCATGGGCCAGGACAAGGCGCGTCTGGCCTATGGCCCCGAGCCACAGCTCAAAGCCGCCTTCGACCT is part of the Pseudoxanthomonas sp. JBR18 genome and encodes:
- a CDS encoding sensor domain-containing diguanylate cyclase, yielding MMTPDPARRRLLPNLLRGFVLTVCLLFAGAEYRHGLETRQEARAQIELDAANLARSVSQHAEDSILLADSTLSGIVEDLQVHGTGRANLRALTRYLRNEAERSTRLHGLFVYDAQGNWLASSLEAMPEHFNNSDRAYFRHHQQVDDQRPWVGPPVRSRSDHSWIITVTRRYEDANGRFAGVVLASIGAQYFADFYKGFDVGHAGAIGLLNDAGLVCARTPDNASSVGRNLSNTALFREMAARRSGAITYDSPVDQVRRISGFHHADQFPLLAVAALSEREALTAWRRSVRSHALLTLVTIGLLAGLGEWLRGQLLARQAVQEQFEALARTDGLTGLANRRALDEYLAEAWPRAIRESAPLGLLLLDIDHFKDFNDTYGHQAGDACLKRVAEAVRTCARRHGDLVARYGGEELALVLPGCDAAALQAVGQAVCRSVQALGIPHAESYTAPVVTISVGAASTWPMRMAPENGPADLVNIADMALYDAKAGGRNRVVLRNQ
- a CDS encoding TolC family outer membrane protein, coding for MIRRPLVLALALALPSAASATDLMQTYEMARNGDPTLAQAEAARLSQKEGVVQARAALLPQVNGSASISKSNSKTVDNGDWSDTATSRNYSGTVSQRLVDFSAFSTVKAQKALSQSADFDLDSANDSLITRTSAAYFNVLIAIETLASAEAAEAAYQKQFDYAQKRLDVGLAPITDVHEARASYDSARATVISQRNTLKDAYEALSEITGQPITNLRGLPDDFKPQLPSEYSAQGWVDTALAQNPALKSLQLQVQSAQAGVSGARAGHLPTLSLSGSYGRSTAWGGDSAAVDTDGDGVPDTIVGNNSDRDSRSIGLTLNVPIFSGGATQSAVRQAIAQRDSAQDAYEQQRRAVVRNTRNAYQVLEAGISEIEARRSAVVSARSAFDASQVGLEVGTRTVLDVLTNQNNLVAAEENYSLAKYNFLQNRLLLEAAAGTLDAADLQDINALLSADANARLNSEDAQLMGTPQPQ
- a CDS encoding protein-L-isoaspartate O-methyltransferase → MTINYAQARENMVEQQIRPWDVLDARVLDTLATLPREAFVPPAHSALAYADLELPLGHGQKMMKPVIEGRTLQALDLQAGEDVLEIGTGSGFLTACLADLGREVVSLELHPELAALARGNLDAAGLGSNVRIETADAMSWTTDRQFDVVCVTAAVDVLPEAFLAWVRPGGRLFVIRGRSPAMEAILVHNEAGGARIESLFETDDATYLTGAAPVPQFVF
- a CDS encoding PAS domain-containing sensor histidine kinase, with product MPTGNRYRQIVDLSEDCILELDAAGLITSVNRHGLDMLEGFERGDVVGHPWTEFWPPALQPVVRESLRRGMAGQPTEYSGTLTTLRGVQRQWSVSIGPLQDVAGRVHALVAVGRDVTEARRVEQALRLLNQSLSSQLQGAESRALAASEHNEFLEATLTRAQAISEQRRHHELQALEQRDIAEAARALAEHAAMQAQKGEAVGQLVAGIAHDFNNMLQTAVAAISMVTDDPDSLTPMQRKLLGRGSDALGHASMVAKRLLGFARQHPVRAEPMDLQDVALDMADLIRQSLGPDLTLVTERQPRAFPVVADPHGVGQAVMNLCINARDACEGVGTITLVCGEDQVPEDFATHTRAAGDYVTLAVSDTGCGMDQAAMSRLFEPYFTTKPEGRGTGLGLAQVYALMRQAGGFIEVDSAVGAGTVMTLWFPRMRLARGTAEYAVDVQASGVAG
- a CDS encoding TetR/AcrR family transcriptional regulator — encoded protein: MVQPAPTDTPDPVDRASRGATGPGRPKDLAKRAAILEAAKALFGREGFVGVSMDRIAAEAGVSKLTVYSHFGDKESLFSETVRILCEEMLPDEFFQVQADGTLRGQLRHIAEGFFKLVVSDAAISTHRIMITPGQADQALRQIFWKAGPQRTHDAFAAFLRAGVEKGQLQIDDCDCAAKQFFTLLKGELYGRMMCGVCEKPSSEEMQAHLDATVEMFLRAYATR
- a CDS encoding response regulator, which encodes MSTDRKPTILVVEDDQGAREIAAMILEAEGYQVVSANGGVQALDLLDGTQGIDLVFSDINMPGGMDGIQLALRVADLNESIPVILTSGHAQGSFRNFPHNAAFLPKPYNRQALLGAMRNHLAP